In Shouchella patagoniensis, the following are encoded in one genomic region:
- the spoIIP gene encoding stage II sporulation protein P, producing the protein MSHLNRLLKWTGTIAAILMTALLTISILATNNTWYSKGINSIIDPLKGEDLLFLISTENHFFKQAMPETYTMQSAGGFFLSSITNFDWNKPESLLTQGLPTLSAFDTTIIYAGEGTDVTNMPRESLPPEEAFEELAKDDNPDEPKEDENKEENEEAREEEPSVLIYHTHSYESYLPELDMVGEENGDLAISSDRNKNITRVGHHFADRLEEHGIIADVDDTNMNAYMSEREMKNYYAASRQIIEKQMEQQEYDMILDFHRDSLREKDTTMTINNETYARILFVVGESHPNAEQQKAQAQELNALVEEKYPGLSRGVFGKDKSQGNGIYNQDLADTAFLIEFGGVDNTMEESLRSAEAVADILAEYYQSKE; encoded by the coding sequence GTGAGCCATTTGAACCGATTGTTAAAATGGACAGGCACAATCGCTGCAATACTTATGACAGCGCTTCTTACGATCAGCATCTTGGCCACAAATAATACTTGGTATAGCAAAGGAATTAATTCCATAATCGATCCTCTAAAAGGCGAGGATTTGCTCTTTCTTATCTCTACCGAAAATCACTTTTTTAAACAAGCGATGCCTGAAACGTATACAATGCAATCAGCAGGCGGTTTTTTTCTTTCATCGATAACCAACTTTGATTGGAATAAGCCCGAGTCGCTCCTTACCCAAGGACTCCCTACCTTATCCGCTTTTGACACAACAATCATCTATGCAGGCGAAGGAACCGATGTAACAAACATGCCAAGAGAATCATTACCACCTGAAGAAGCATTTGAAGAGTTAGCTAAAGATGACAACCCCGATGAACCGAAAGAAGATGAGAATAAAGAAGAAAACGAGGAAGCAAGAGAAGAGGAACCTTCCGTCTTGATTTATCACACCCATAGCTATGAATCTTACTTGCCTGAACTTGACATGGTTGGAGAGGAAAATGGAGACTTGGCTATTTCAAGTGATCGAAATAAAAATATCACTCGTGTTGGTCATCATTTTGCCGATCGTTTGGAAGAGCATGGCATAATTGCAGATGTTGATGACACGAACATGAACGCATATATGTCTGAACGGGAAATGAAGAATTACTATGCTGCATCAAGACAAATTATTGAGAAACAAATGGAACAACAAGAGTATGATATGATCCTTGACTTCCATCGAGATTCATTAAGGGAAAAAGACACAACGATGACAATCAATAATGAAACATACGCACGTATACTATTTGTTGTTGGAGAATCACACCCGAATGCTGAACAACAAAAAGCACAAGCACAAGAACTAAATGCATTAGTTGAAGAGAAATATCCTGGGTTAAGCCGAGGCGTGTTTGGAAAAGATAAATCACAAGGAAATGGAATTTACAATCAAGATCTTGCCGATACAGCTTTCTTAATTGAATTTGGTGGGGTTGATAATACGATGGAAGAGAGCCTGCGCAGCGCTGAAGCTGTTGC
- a CDS encoding ABC transporter substrate-binding protein encodes MRRWTKWVSLSVIAIGAIGCSNGDKESGRESISLALWDENASEAVDGAIASFKEKHPEVEVNVTYSPFSQYWTTLRTSIGAGAGPDLFWMNAVNFYQYAEPGLIQNLEPFIEGDSDFEKNDYYESMIDLYSYEGELHGAPYFVDAIGLYYNKEIFDASDVGYPDETWTWKDIEQVGAELTDQEKGVYGYLAPIVHNQSGYYNYIHQAGGEIVSEDQLESGFRTNAAKEAFAFIKRLTDRGISPDIKSQIQNDSNQLFMSNQLAMMPAISVMAVTYQEELGDNVDVAPLPSYKEEASILHGISWAMNKEVDHPELAWELMKELTGEAGNDIIAETGFSTPAARASGDLWLESLPGMNLQVFIDAQETGTAYPLSRNTMEWQRMETTEIQGAFLSQEPIDDVLERVGLEMERILGQGQEEQE; translated from the coding sequence ATGAGAAGGTGGACCAAGTGGGTAAGCCTATCTGTAATTGCGATAGGGGCGATAGGGTGCAGTAATGGAGACAAGGAATCGGGTCGAGAATCAATAAGCCTGGCGCTATGGGATGAAAATGCGAGTGAAGCGGTAGATGGAGCAATTGCATCATTTAAAGAAAAGCACCCTGAAGTTGAAGTGAATGTGACATATAGCCCATTTTCACAATATTGGACAACCCTTAGAACAAGTATTGGAGCAGGAGCTGGTCCGGATCTCTTCTGGATGAATGCAGTGAATTTCTATCAATATGCCGAGCCTGGATTAATTCAGAATTTAGAACCCTTTATAGAAGGTGATTCAGATTTCGAAAAAAATGATTATTACGAAAGTATGATTGATTTATATAGCTATGAAGGTGAATTGCATGGTGCGCCCTACTTTGTTGATGCCATTGGTCTCTACTATAACAAAGAAATCTTTGATGCGTCGGACGTCGGTTACCCTGATGAAACGTGGACATGGAAAGATATTGAGCAAGTTGGCGCAGAGTTAACGGATCAAGAGAAAGGCGTATATGGTTATTTGGCACCGATTGTTCATAATCAATCTGGTTATTACAACTATATCCATCAAGCAGGCGGTGAAATTGTAAGTGAGGATCAGCTGGAATCGGGTTTTAGGACCAATGCTGCAAAAGAAGCTTTTGCGTTTATTAAACGTTTGACTGATCGAGGCATTTCACCTGATATTAAATCTCAGATACAAAATGATAGCAATCAGTTATTTATGTCAAACCAACTTGCCATGATGCCAGCGATTTCCGTTATGGCGGTTACATATCAAGAGGAACTTGGGGACAACGTTGATGTTGCGCCGCTACCAAGTTATAAGGAGGAAGCATCAATTTTGCATGGTATTAGCTGGGCAATGAATAAGGAAGTTGACCATCCGGAACTTGCGTGGGAATTAATGAAAGAACTTACAGGTGAAGCGGGAAATGACATTATTGCAGAAACGGGGTTTTCGACACCTGCAGCTCGTGCATCTGGCGATTTGTGGCTAGAGTCATTGCCTGGTATGAACTTGCAAGTATTTATTGATGCCCAAGAAACAGGGACTGCTTATCCTTTATCACGCAATACGATGGAATGGCAACGAATGGAAACCACAGAAATTCAAGGAGCTTTTTTATCTCAAGAACCTATTGATGACGTGCTTGAACGTGTGGGGTTAGAGATGGAACGAATTTTAGGACAAGGACAAGAAGAGCAGGAATAA
- a CDS encoding GntR family transcriptional regulator, with protein MKAVFDDSKPIFQQIAEMIADDIVEGFLKEGDKLPSTTELSAFYQINRATAQKGLTTLVEGGLVYKQRGVGMFVQKGAKATLTEQRKQHFYKHYIEPLLDEAKRIDLNKSEIIHFIEQSLD; from the coding sequence GTGAAAGCTGTTTTTGATGATTCCAAACCAATTTTTCAGCAGATTGCAGAAATGATAGCCGATGACATTGTCGAAGGTTTTCTGAAAGAAGGAGACAAACTTCCCTCTACAACAGAGCTCTCTGCTTTTTATCAAATAAATAGGGCTACTGCTCAAAAAGGGTTAACGACACTTGTGGAAGGAGGACTTGTTTATAAACAGCGGGGCGTCGGCATGTTTGTTCAAAAAGGAGCAAAGGCAACTTTAACAGAGCAGCGCAAACAACACTTCTATAAACATTATATTGAGCCCTTACTTGATGAAGCAAAGCGTATAGATTTAAACAAAAGTGAAATTATACATTTTATAGAACAATCGTTAGATTAG
- a CDS encoding ROK family transcriptional regulator yields the protein MNVLNMIRSNGPISKAEIAEQVQVSPTTVATILMKLMDEDYVREEGIGSSTGGRKPILYRFNPDKSNIIAVSMRNSSIQLAVLNLEGDRTKERIYNVENVKGETYIHYLMNALSIFINSINNQKDFVGIAIVCPGVVDAKNGTILYNAKLDLYDVELKAKVEQAFNLQTYVENDMNALVIAEKQFGDAPFSEMLYLSIDEGVGSGIIVNDHLFRGYSGSAGEIGHMSVVPGGIGCSCGNQGCLENYVSWPAIYARILSAWFTQREENSIVEKANRMPEKIKPSHFVEAACEGDPVALKIVEEMAEYIAVAITNVLHFMNPQVVILHGEHMVNNEPLISAIKKKVERRTMKIVTKSLEIRQTALGNDMNLLGALAVLLQDEMQVGKYNVFLQQQKV from the coding sequence GTGAATGTATTAAATATGATTCGATCTAACGGACCTATATCAAAAGCAGAGATTGCAGAGCAAGTTCAGGTAAGTCCAACAACAGTAGCAACTATCCTAATGAAACTAATGGATGAAGATTATGTAAGAGAGGAAGGCATAGGGAGTTCAACGGGTGGGCGCAAGCCGATATTATATCGATTTAACCCTGATAAATCAAATATTATTGCGGTTTCAATGCGGAATTCTTCTATTCAATTGGCCGTTTTAAACTTGGAGGGGGATAGGACGAAAGAACGTATATACAATGTAGAAAATGTTAAAGGAGAAACATATATTCATTATTTAATGAATGCGCTTTCAATATTTATTAATTCTATAAATAATCAAAAAGACTTTGTTGGTATTGCGATTGTTTGTCCAGGAGTCGTAGATGCAAAGAATGGCACCATACTCTATAATGCAAAGCTAGATTTATATGATGTTGAGCTCAAAGCAAAGGTTGAACAGGCATTTAATCTTCAAACGTATGTTGAGAATGATATGAATGCGCTAGTTATTGCAGAGAAACAGTTTGGAGATGCACCATTCAGTGAGATGCTCTATCTCTCAATTGATGAAGGTGTAGGTTCTGGGATTATTGTTAATGATCATCTATTCCGTGGATATAGTGGTAGTGCTGGTGAAATTGGGCATATGTCTGTTGTTCCAGGTGGTATTGGTTGTTCATGTGGCAATCAAGGCTGCTTAGAGAACTATGTTAGCTGGCCGGCTATATATGCTCGAATTCTTTCGGCTTGGTTTACACAAAGAGAAGAAAATTCCATCGTTGAAAAGGCAAATCGAATGCCAGAAAAGATCAAACCTAGCCATTTTGTTGAAGCAGCATGTGAAGGAGACCCTGTTGCCCTAAAAATAGTAGAGGAGATGGCAGAATATATAGCTGTAGCCATAACAAATGTGCTTCATTTTATGAACCCGCAAGTAGTTATCTTACATGGAGAACATATGGTAAACAATGAACCTCTAATATCAGCAATTAAAAAGAAAGTTGAGCGGAGGACAATGAAGATTGTTACGAAAAGTCTTGAAATTAGACAAACAGCATTAGGAAACGATATGAATTTGCTAGGTGCGCTAGCTGTATTGCTCCAAGATGAAATGCAAGTCGGAAAATACAATGTATTCTTGCAACAGCAAAAAGTATGA
- a CDS encoding carbohydrate ABC transporter permease produces MARVTVNVDSAPTFKKKKWIKDGWWALLFIGPTLLGLFTFYIGPAIASFALSFTHWDGLTSPTFAGLENVIALFTSPVFMRSLLNTLVFMLVAVPASLAFATLIAVLLNQRIRGMIFYRALYFLPVVTMPIAVGMVWKWLYNTEFGLFNYLLGAVGLPQPEWLFNPSIALLSVIAVYVWMTIGNNVILILAGLQSVDPGYYEAAEIDGASKVRQFFSITLPLITPTLFFVIVTAMISSLQVFDLLFVMIGDTTALVGPLRTIVYGVYESGFMFSQMGYASAQAFILFLLILGITILQFVGQKKWVHYDG; encoded by the coding sequence ATGGCACGTGTTACAGTGAATGTAGATTCCGCACCTACTTTTAAAAAGAAGAAATGGATAAAAGATGGGTGGTGGGCACTTTTGTTCATTGGACCAACTTTATTAGGTTTGTTTACATTTTATATTGGACCTGCTATTGCTTCCTTTGCTCTATCTTTTACTCACTGGGATGGGCTAACGTCCCCAACTTTTGCGGGTTTAGAAAACGTAATCGCTCTTTTTACAAGCCCTGTTTTTATGAGGTCGTTATTAAATACGCTTGTCTTTATGCTAGTCGCTGTCCCGGCTTCATTAGCATTTGCAACACTTATCGCTGTCTTATTAAATCAAAGAATTAGGGGGATGATTTTTTACCGCGCACTTTATTTCTTGCCAGTAGTAACCATGCCAATCGCCGTTGGTATGGTATGGAAATGGCTCTATAACACGGAATTTGGTTTATTTAACTATCTTCTTGGAGCAGTAGGTTTACCACAGCCAGAATGGTTGTTTAATCCATCTATTGCGCTTCTTTCAGTGATTGCAGTGTATGTGTGGATGACAATTGGGAATAACGTCATTTTGATCTTAGCCGGACTTCAGAGCGTTGATCCGGGTTATTACGAAGCAGCAGAGATAGATGGAGCATCAAAGGTGAGACAGTTTTTTTCTATTACATTACCGTTAATTACACCTACTTTATTTTTTGTGATTGTGACTGCGATGATTAGTTCATTGCAAGTATTTGATTTATTATTTGTCATGATTGGCGATACGACTGCTTTAGTTGGACCACTGCGGACAATTGTGTATGGGGTGTATGAATCAGGCTTTATGTTCTCGCAAATGGGTTATGCTTCTGCACAGGCATTTATTTTGTTCTTGTTGATCCTTGGAATAACGATTTTGCAATTTGTGGGGCAGAAAAAATGGGTACATTATGATGGTTAA
- a CDS encoding carbohydrate ABC transporter permease, which translates to MTPKAQERLLKIGLYASYAFIVIVFLFPLFWVASVSLKTQSELFEVPPSLWPSSWQFENYWHVLQTTPVLTYLWNSLRLVVLTVIVTLMVALPAAFALSRFKMKGKNAFLLVILMTQMISAVVISIPLYRLFASWDLLNHFLLILAIYVAVVLPLATWFMKNYFDTLPEQMDEAAIIDGCTRWQLLTKILLPVARPGIISVVILVAVQSWSQFVIPFILIDDAALYPVSVGVVNLQSTQAQITTHYLAAGSIMSIIPVIILFLLLQRYIVGALTTGAVKG; encoded by the coding sequence ATGACCCCTAAAGCACAGGAACGCTTGCTTAAAATTGGTCTTTATGCAAGCTACGCCTTTATCGTTATCGTTTTCTTATTCCCTCTCTTTTGGGTCGCTTCCGTCTCATTGAAAACGCAAAGTGAATTGTTTGAGGTACCCCCTTCTCTTTGGCCGTCAAGCTGGCAATTTGAAAATTATTGGCATGTCCTGCAGACAACACCGGTCCTTACTTATTTATGGAACTCACTCCGACTTGTTGTACTGACAGTTATTGTTACACTAATGGTGGCACTACCGGCTGCATTCGCCTTATCTCGTTTTAAAATGAAAGGAAAAAACGCTTTTTTACTAGTTATCTTAATGACGCAAATGATCTCGGCAGTTGTCATATCCATTCCTTTATATCGGCTTTTCGCCAGTTGGGACTTGCTCAATCATTTTTTATTAATTTTAGCAATATATGTCGCAGTTGTACTCCCTTTAGCAACATGGTTTATGAAAAATTACTTTGATACCTTGCCAGAACAAATGGATGAAGCAGCTATAATTGATGGCTGCACACGTTGGCAGCTACTGACAAAGATTTTGCTTCCAGTTGCTCGCCCAGGCATTATCTCTGTCGTAATTTTAGTAGCGGTCCAGAGCTGGTCACAGTTTGTTATTCCGTTTATCTTAATTGACGATGCTGCTCTCTACCCGGTGTCTGTTGGAGTAGTAAACTTGCAATCAACCCAAGCTCAGATTACAACTCACTATTTGGCAGCAGGTAGTATAATGTCCATCATCCCAGTCATCATCTTGTTCTTATTGCTACAACGTTATATTGTTGGTGCATTAACAACAGGTGCGGTAAAAGGTTAA
- a CDS encoding TrkH family potassium uptake protein: MNRKKGNPFRLIVLSYLVTMLIFSVLLYMPIFHEPGVALSYRDALFTAVSAVSVTGLVTINVVETFNWGGILVLALAIQLGGVGIMTLGTFAWMILGKRVNLSQRLLIMVDQNRVQNQFSGLVKLMRSLLFIALSIEGVAAIIMGIYYLRFFDNAMEAFIQGAFASLSAFTNAGFDLTGQSLIPFVDDYFVQLVTVLLIFAGSIGFPVLLECIEFIRRRDRSFKFSLFTKLTTSTYFIVFFIGAVGIWFLERNLSLASLNWHEQISQAIFFSATTRSAGLSTVDLNAFHMPMLLFLSCLMMIGASPSSVGGGIRTTTLGVMVLTIKSFTLGRKDVQVFGRRIHEEDQRKSFVVLSIFAFMLIAAVIIIMAFEQDRGITLVAVLVETASAFGTCGLTMGITSELTLPSQFVLMALMLVGRVGIVALLFSFRQHEEPGQYRYPTERIIIG, from the coding sequence ATGAATCGGAAAAAGGGAAATCCCTTTAGGTTGATCGTTTTATCATATTTAGTAACCATGTTAATATTTAGTGTTTTGCTTTATATGCCTATCTTCCATGAGCCAGGTGTTGCTTTATCTTATAGGGATGCACTTTTTACTGCAGTTAGTGCAGTAAGCGTAACAGGTCTTGTTACTATTAATGTAGTAGAAACATTTAATTGGGGTGGCATACTTGTTCTAGCTCTTGCCATTCAGCTCGGTGGAGTAGGAATTATGACATTAGGAACGTTCGCCTGGATGATTTTAGGGAAACGAGTCAATCTTTCGCAGCGCTTATTAATCATGGTAGACCAAAACAGAGTCCAGAATCAATTCTCCGGTTTGGTGAAATTAATGCGGAGTTTGTTATTTATTGCGTTATCGATTGAGGGCGTTGCTGCAATTATCATGGGTATATATTACTTGCGATTTTTCGATAATGCAATGGAAGCTTTTATACAAGGGGCTTTTGCTTCTTTGAGCGCATTCACAAATGCTGGATTTGATTTAACAGGTCAATCATTAATTCCGTTTGTAGATGATTATTTTGTACAATTGGTAACAGTGTTGCTAATCTTTGCTGGGTCGATTGGCTTTCCGGTTCTTCTAGAATGCATTGAATTTATAAGACGACGAGATCGAAGTTTTAAATTTAGCCTGTTTACAAAACTAACAACATCGACTTATTTTATTGTTTTTTTTATAGGAGCAGTGGGGATATGGTTTTTAGAAAGAAACCTTTCCTTGGCCAGTCTGAATTGGCATGAACAAATATCACAGGCAATCTTTTTTTCCGCAACAACAAGAAGTGCAGGCTTAAGTACAGTTGACTTAAACGCGTTTCATATGCCGATGTTATTGTTTTTGTCTTGCTTAATGATGATAGGAGCAAGTCCATCCAGCGTGGGGGGAGGAATTAGAACAACCACACTGGGTGTTATGGTTTTAACGATTAAAAGTTTTACACTTGGAAGGAAGGACGTTCAAGTCTTCGGTCGGCGCATTCACGAAGAAGACCAGCGAAAGTCTTTTGTTGTATTATCAATCTTTGCATTTATGTTAATTGCTGCTGTTATTATCATTATGGCGTTTGAGCAAGATAGGGGTATAACGTTGGTAGCTGTTCTTGTTGAAACAGCTTCTGCTTTTGGAACATGTGGTCTGACAATGGGCATTACTTCAGAGCTTACGTTACCAAGTCAATTTGTATTAATGGCGCTTATGTTAGTTGGGCGTGTTGGAATTGTTGCCTTATTGTTTTCATTTCGGCAGCATGAAGAACCTGGTCAATACAGATACCCGACTGAACGAATTATTATTGGTTAG
- a CDS encoding potassium channel family protein, with protein MKKKQFLVIGMGRFGTSVSKELYKQGHDVVAVDQNEERIQDTETFTSRAIIADTTQEKTLKTLEPTNYDCVLVAIGDHIQESILTTLLLKELGVAKVWVKARNEQHHRVLEKIGADRIIHPELDMGIRIAHSLDSDKIIDYVEISVDHSILELQATNKISGKTLAGLNIRKKYNCNVLGVKSGGKLTITPMPDDVINEKDIIIILGENKDLKRFENQVL; from the coding sequence ATGAAGAAAAAACAATTTCTTGTTATTGGCATGGGAAGGTTTGGTACGAGTGTAAGTAAAGAATTGTATAAGCAAGGACACGATGTTGTGGCTGTTGATCAAAATGAAGAACGGATACAAGATACAGAAACGTTTACGAGTCGGGCCATTATCGCTGACACCACTCAAGAAAAAACATTAAAAACACTTGAGCCAACAAATTATGATTGTGTTCTTGTTGCGATTGGCGATCACATTCAAGAAAGTATTTTAACGACCTTACTGTTAAAAGAACTAGGCGTCGCCAAAGTTTGGGTGAAAGCCCGTAATGAACAACACCACCGGGTCCTTGAGAAAATTGGAGCGGATCGGATTATTCATCCAGAGCTTGATATGGGTATTCGTATCGCTCACAGCTTGGATTCGGATAAAATTATTGACTATGTTGAGATCTCAGTCGATCATAGTATTTTGGAACTGCAGGCTACAAACAAAATTTCAGGCAAGACCCTTGCTGGGTTAAATATACGAAAAAAATACAATTGCAATGTACTTGGCGTCAAATCGGGCGGTAAACTAACCATTACACCGATGCCTGACGATGTCATTAATGAGAAAGACATTATTATCATTCTAGGAGAGAATAAAGATTTGAAACGGTTTGAAAATCAAGTTTTATAA
- a CDS encoding carbohydrate ABC transporter permease, whose amino-acid sequence MKPETNDPLASPTKIKKKFLNTPYPWLIPLSLLLIVVFLYPIIEIVRMSFSDMNLVDSEYTYTFESYVRLFTLPGFWPMLGTTGFFVFFSVTFQLLCGFIVALLIVRGESLKLKGTIVVRTSVLVAWAIPGVVIGIIFEMLYTETQAGILNHFLSLIGLGPITFLSDPTMALLSVTLANIWRGTAFSMILMYAGLQTISKDVQEAAKIDGAGPFQRFRNVILPAIAPIVLINLIIISIDTFNTFDMVMALTQGGPGNSTEVIALSIYTSIFQEFNLGVGAATSVILLLINISMTLVYLRVLGKGRNES is encoded by the coding sequence ATGAAGCCAGAAACAAATGACCCACTAGCTTCACCAACAAAAATTAAAAAAAAGTTTCTTAACACACCTTACCCTTGGCTTATTCCGTTAAGTTTGCTATTAATTGTTGTCTTCTTGTATCCGATCATTGAAATTGTCCGCATGAGTTTTTCGGATATGAATCTTGTTGATAGCGAATATACGTATACATTCGAATCGTATGTTCGTCTGTTCACTCTACCAGGCTTTTGGCCAATGCTTGGAACTACTGGTTTTTTTGTATTTTTTAGCGTCACTTTTCAATTATTGTGCGGGTTTATTGTCGCTTTATTAATCGTACGTGGCGAAAGTCTAAAATTAAAAGGAACCATTGTCGTACGCACTTCGGTCTTGGTAGCCTGGGCTATTCCTGGAGTTGTAATTGGGATTATTTTTGAAATGCTCTATACCGAAACACAAGCAGGCATTTTAAATCACTTCCTTTCACTTATCGGGCTTGGACCCATCACCTTTCTGTCTGATCCAACGATGGCTCTTCTATCCGTTACGCTCGCTAACATATGGAGAGGAACTGCATTTAGCATGATACTTATGTATGCCGGTTTACAAACGATTTCAAAAGATGTTCAAGAAGCAGCGAAAATTGATGGTGCTGGTCCTTTTCAAAGGTTTCGAAACGTTATTTTGCCAGCAATTGCTCCAATCGTCTTAATTAATCTGATCATTATTTCAATTGATACATTCAACACATTTGATATGGTGATGGCACTTACTCAAGGAGGGCCCGGTAATAGTACCGAAGTGATCGCATTAAGTATCTATACATCGATTTTCCAAGAATTTAATTTAGGTGTTGGCGCAGCCACATCTGTTATTTTACTGCTAATTAACATTAGTATGACGCTTGTTTACTTACGTGTACTAGGAAAAGGGAGGAATGAGTCATGA
- a CDS encoding extracellular solute-binding protein has translation MKSFSLLSCCAGCFLIFAVSCTSADDENTLTWITGSDSSPDAPDEEMSSYVQQNINAIESDYGFTMQHSIHTSNIDEAMARLQEQATRGQAPDFALIDGYAIERFEEHLQPLNELMDEHGMDLNDFLPFAQDVMVGEDGNVYGLYLSTDIRYVFYDTRFVPEPPKTWDEAMEISLDLVDQGYEGLVLPLGIGEGTAVTSLWPLFWGQGGELIDENGQPSFYNEDNKEHMLNVFNGIHKGVQTGAISKRMATNGEENDGNAEISTGLVKMLYPGSWQINTFQDILGDDFQYWDVASLPMLEGGEQTSSVGGWAFGIFTEDPDKQQAAFDFLQRTYVGAEGMARFTTRDGSMPVRSSVYDSPEFEPIPFIDEFLDILEKEGQPRPPDQIYNTVSVQLQTAISQVVSGSKTPEQALEDAWEIATFGMEDDE, from the coding sequence ATGAAATCGTTCTCACTCTTAAGTTGTTGTGCAGGATGTTTTCTTATCTTTGCAGTTAGCTGTACATCTGCAGATGATGAAAACACGTTAACTTGGATTACTGGTTCAGATTCTTCCCCCGATGCCCCTGATGAAGAAATGAGTTCCTACGTACAGCAAAACATCAATGCTATTGAATCCGATTATGGCTTCACCATGCAACATAGCATACATACATCCAACATTGATGAAGCAATGGCACGTTTGCAAGAACAAGCAACACGAGGTCAGGCTCCTGACTTTGCTCTCATTGATGGTTATGCAATCGAACGATTTGAAGAACATCTCCAGCCACTCAATGAACTGATGGATGAACACGGAATGGACCTCAACGACTTTCTTCCCTTTGCCCAAGATGTCATGGTGGGTGAAGATGGAAATGTATATGGACTGTATTTAAGTACGGATATCCGATATGTCTTCTACGATACTCGCTTTGTTCCAGAACCGCCTAAAACGTGGGATGAAGCAATGGAGATTTCGCTTGACCTTGTGGATCAAGGGTACGAAGGGCTTGTCTTGCCACTTGGAATTGGCGAAGGTACAGCGGTTACTAGCCTCTGGCCACTTTTCTGGGGACAAGGAGGAGAACTAATTGATGAGAATGGACAACCTTCTTTTTACAATGAAGATAATAAAGAGCATATGCTAAATGTCTTTAATGGAATTCATAAGGGTGTTCAAACCGGTGCCATTTCAAAAAGAATGGCTACAAATGGCGAAGAAAATGATGGCAATGCCGAAATTTCTACTGGACTTGTCAAGATGTTATATCCTGGAAGTTGGCAAATCAATACATTTCAAGATATTTTAGGCGACGATTTCCAATACTGGGACGTAGCTTCTTTACCAATGCTTGAAGGAGGCGAACAAACATCTAGCGTAGGTGGATGGGCATTCGGTATCTTTACCGAAGATCCAGATAAACAACAAGCTGCTTTTGACTTTCTCCAACGAACCTATGTAGGTGCGGAAGGAATGGCACGTTTTACGACTAGAGACGGGTCCATGCCCGTCCGTTCCTCCGTTTATGATTCTCCTGAATTTGAACCCATTCCATTTATTGATGAATTCTTAGACATCCTTGAAAAAGAAGGACAACCAAGACCACCTGACCAAATTTACAACACGGTTTCTGTTCAACTTCAAACCGCTATTTCTCAAGTCGTATCTGGAAGTAAAACACCTGAACAAGCATTAGAAGACGCCTGGGAAATTGCCACGTTTGGAATGGAGGATGACGAATGA